In Thermoanaerobaculia bacterium, one genomic interval encodes:
- the panC gene encoding pantoate--beta-alanine ligase translates to MLVTASIPELRSALAPLRARGPVGLVPTMGALHEGHLSLVRIARKEAATVVVSIFVNPLQFGPAEDLAKYPRTLEADLALLEREGVEAVFTPAASEFYPAGFSTTIQVANVSEGEEGAVRPGHFVGVATVVAKLFHVVGPDVAVFGRKDLQQAAVVRRMIDDLDFPIRLIVAPISREKDGLARSSRNVYLSFDERRRAAGFPRALFSAAERIAAGEAVGSAEERARRELEGAGFEVDYAEVVDPATMRRTAEPRPGAALAAAVRLGKIRLLDNVLLEGQR, encoded by the coding sequence ATGCTCGTCACCGCCTCGATTCCGGAGCTGAGGTCGGCGCTCGCGCCGCTCCGCGCCCGCGGCCCCGTCGGACTGGTGCCGACGATGGGCGCGCTGCACGAGGGGCATCTCTCGCTCGTGCGGATCGCCCGGAAGGAGGCGGCGACCGTCGTCGTGTCGATCTTCGTCAACCCTCTGCAGTTCGGACCGGCGGAAGATCTCGCGAAATATCCGCGCACGCTGGAGGCGGACCTCGCGCTCCTCGAGCGCGAAGGGGTGGAGGCGGTCTTCACCCCGGCGGCTTCCGAGTTCTACCCGGCGGGATTCTCGACGACGATCCAGGTCGCGAACGTCTCGGAAGGGGAAGAGGGCGCCGTTCGGCCGGGACACTTCGTGGGAGTCGCGACCGTCGTCGCGAAGCTCTTTCACGTCGTCGGCCCGGACGTCGCGGTCTTCGGCCGCAAGGACCTGCAGCAGGCGGCGGTCGTCCGGCGAATGATCGACGATCTCGATTTCCCGATCCGCCTGATCGTCGCCCCGATCTCGCGCGAAAAGGACGGGCTCGCCCGGTCCTCGAGGAACGTCTACCTCTCGTTCGACGAGCGCCGCCGGGCGGCCGGGTTCCCGCGCGCCCTCTTCTCGGCCGCCGAAAGGATCGCGGCGGGCGAGGCGGTCGGATCGGCGGAAGAGCGGGCGCGCCGGGAGCTCGAAGGAGCGGGGTTCGAAGTCGATTACGCCGAGGTCGTGGATCCCGCGACGATGCGGCGCACGGCCGAGCCGCGGCCCGGCGCGGCGCTCGCCGCCGCGGTCCGGCTCGGGAAGATCCGGTTGCTCGACAACGTTTTACTGGAAGGACAGCGATGA